The sequence GCGAGAACCCATGGATGGACCTACGCTGCAAATGCTGGTCACCAGGACCTGAGAACGCACCGCGCACACCCGGCCCGGGCAAGATCCTTCGCCGTGACGTGGTTTGGCAGACCTTCATCGACGAGGGTTGGATCTGGCAGAACATCCCTGTCCCGGATTACATGCACTTCGACACCGGTTATCCCTCGACGCCGTACACTCAGCCTGGTTCCTGACCCCTGTGCACCGGTGCGGCTACGTGTTCCCTCGGGCACGTCATCGCGACGGCTCACTCGTGACGGACTGCGTCCCAGCTAGCCGTGTCTGGCCGCGGCATGCAGGCGGCGTACGACGAACGTGCCGACCTGGGTGATTTCGGCTACCCGGAGCAGCCAGGCGAGGCCGAGAAAAACGATCCCGTCTGCGGTCGCTACTGCGGCCACCCATAGAGCCGCAGTCAGTTGAGTGGGCTCTTCCACGGTGGCGTGAAGGACGTGCGCGAGCAGGTAGGCCATACCGGTCGCGCCGACTGTTGGCACCAGCATCCTGGCCAAGAATGCGAGGAGTCGGCGGGTGTCCAGCCCGCCGAGAGCGCGTCGCAATATCAAGTAGGACAGTGCGGAACCCACGGCGTAGGAGGCGCCGTACGCCGCCGCCAGCGAGGGGGCCGTCAGTCGAGCCTCTGTGACGCCAACCAGAGCCATGGCGGCCGCGACGTTCACGCCGGCGATGATGCACTGCACCCAGAAGACCGTCTGGGTGCGCTCGAGGGCGAAGAAGCCCCGCAGCATCAAGTAGTGAACGGTGAAGAACAGGATTCCCGGTCCGAAGAGGGCGATCGTCGGCCCGTAGTTTTCGGAGGTCGATCGGGCGGCCCCGAACGAGATAGCGTTAGCGACGTCGGCGGCGATGACGGGAATCAGGAAGGCGAAAGGCACGATCAGCGTCAAGGACGCCCGTAAGGTCCCGGCCACGGAGATGGCCAGATCAGGAAGGTTCCGGTCGGCCGCGAGCCTAGACAACCGGGGCAGAACCGCTGTCGCGATAGACACTGTCACGATCGAGTGCGGCACCATCACGATCAGGAACGCCGTGGAGTAGACGGTGTAGCCCGTGCCCTCCGCCGTCATGCCGACGCCGCATCCGTCGGTGGCTGACTGAGCGGTACCGCCGGAGGCGAGACGAACCACGACTGTGTAGGCAATCTGGTTGACGGCCACCACCAGGATCGTCCACGTCCCGAGTCGAAGAGTATGACCCAACCCTGAGTCGCGGAAGTCGAACTGGGGCCGATAGCGGATTCCAGCGCGCCTCAAATAGGGGAGCAGGATGAGGCACTGGACCACGATGCCCAGAGTGGACCCAAGCCCCAGCAACAGTTCCTGCCCTGGCTCGAAGCCCTGGCACCGTTCATCGCCGCGCGCAGGTCCGTACACGAGCAGGTACGCCGCAAGCACCAACACCGAGACGGCATTGTTGGCAATCGGCGCCCACATCATCGGCCCGAAACGACCGTGGGCGTTGAGGATCTGCCCGACCAACACGAACATGCCGTAGAAGAACACCTGTGGCAGACAGTATCGAGCGAAGTCGACGACCGAGGCACGCTGGGTCGCGAGCTGCGGGTCGTCGAAGACGGGATCTAGGAACACGCCCATCACCCAAGGTGCGGCGACCACCAATAAGAGAGTGATGGTGCCGAGGAACAGCGCCGCCAGGGTGATCACCCGGTTGGTGAAGGCCTCGCCACCGTCGGCATCCGTCTTTGTCGCTCGTACCAGTTGGGGGACGAGAACTGCGTTGAAGATGCCCCCGGCCAGCAGGATGTACAACATGTTGGGGATGGTGTTCGCGATGGAGAACAGGTCGCCGCTCAACAGGTTCCCGAGCGCTGCCGCCAGCAGGAACGCCCTGACGAAACCGCTGATGCGCGAGAACAGGGTGCCGGCCGCCATGAGGGCACTCGAGGCAACGAAACGGTCCTGCTCGACGGCCGGGACCGGGGGCGTCCGACGGCCACTAGGCATGCCGCGCAGCCTCACGCAATGGGCCACGGAACACAAACCAACTGCCCAACCCCACCGCGCGCCATCCGTCGGTGTGTGGCCGCGCAACGCACACGGAGATGCTCTGACCGTGGAGACCTGCGCCCGCGATCTCTGGTGAGGCAAGTTCGTTTGTGGTCCTGCGGGTTAGAAGAAGAACGGACAAGCATCCACGAAAATGGCGGAGAGGCCCGGTGTCAGCGCGATGATCCCGGGCGCCAGGACCATCGTCAACAGGGACAGCAGGATGCCTCCGCGGGCAACTTGTGAGATCGGTTTGACCGGTGCAGTGAGGCGGCGCACGCGAGACAACGCTGACCCGCCCGCGCCGAGGGCGCCGGTGGGGTGAGCTCCGCCGGCAAGCGCGATCACTGCCTCGGCGAGGTCTCTCCTGTTGTGCCGGCCGGCGGCATCATCGGCGTGCATTTCTACAAGTTCCGCAATACGGATCCGTGCCTGGGCTGAGCCGAGACGCCCCCGCAGGACCACCGCAAACGCGTCCGCCCACCGCAAGATCAAGTGATGGCGCGAGGCGAGGTGCGCCCGCTCATGGGCGAGAACCTGCTGCAGCTGAGACTCCGAGAGGCAATCCAAAGCCCCTCGACTGACGACAACGCTGGCTCCTCGGCCCCCGGGAAGACAAAACACGGAAGGCACGTGGTGCTCCAGCACCATCACGTCCGGCTCCGAGTGAGGTGCGCACACGACCTCCAAGAGGTCTCTCTTGCGCCGCAACTGAGATCGCTCGCGACGGCGAGCAATCTGTACGGCGCCAAAGAGTGCGCCCACGGCACCAAAAGACAGGGCGGCACCCAAGGCTGGAATCACCGGGCTCTGCTTCCAGACCCCTTCTTCCGACAACAGCACCGAGCACGCGTGAACCGCACTGCCGAGCCACCCGCCATCGGGCATCGCATGAGCGGCAACTGTCACGCCCGCCCACACGAAGGACACGAAAACCGTCAACGACAGCGTCAGCCAAGCAAGGATGCCCAGCAGAGGCGACCGCGTGAGCCAGCTCGACCGTTCCAGGCGACGGGGCCCCAGCACGCCGAGCCCCACCCCGAAGAGCAACAGTCCCAGCGTTGTCGTCATAGTTGCCGAGCCGTCTCCGACGCAGGCGACTTACTGGTGACACTGGGGTCCGGGCCGGTGGGGTCCAGGAGCTGACGCAGTTGCATCAGTTCGTCAGCCGGTAGCTTCTCGACGAAGTGCAACAACGCCGCGCCCCGATCTGGATTGCCGGCCAACGCCTCCTCCATCAACTCGGCGGTGTAGCTGGAGCGAGAGCCCACCGGGATGTACACCCATGCGCGACCAGCCTTGCTTCGGGCGACCATTCCCTTGCGGTGCAGGTTGTCCAACACCGTCATGACCGTGGTGTACGCAAGTTCGCGACTACCGTTGAGCTCAGTGAGCACCTCGCGCACCGGCATGGCCTCATCGTGCGCCCACAGGCACTCCATGACCGCCGCTTCTAGTTGACCCAAGTGGCTCACGATGGCGGCCCCCTTCTCTACGAACATGTCATCCGGATTCGACCGGGCAAGCCAGCCGAAATGCTGACGTATGCAGCGAAGCCTACGGTCACCAGCCCTGCCGCACTTGTACTGCTGGCAACGAGTTCATGCCCGCGGCGCCAGACTCACCGACCCGGGATCTACTATCCTACATAGTCGCTTCGGATAGCATGCCAGTGTGACTGGTGTTAAAGATGTGACTGAGAAGCCAACCGGGCGTCGCGCGCTGTTGAAGATCGCCGCCGGCAGCGCGGGTCTCACCGCGGTGGCGGCTGTGACGAGACGGAGCCTCGCGCCAGCAGGCGACGATGGGTCGGCCGGCGCCTTGATGCTGTCCACGCACGCCGGGTCGGACGTGCAGTCGTTGCACCTGCCATTGGATGAGAGGCACCTCCTTCCACTTGGTCCACAGCGCTGGGAGACGCAGCGACTCCCCACATCCACCCACTCGATGGTCGCGTTCCTCTGGGACGCCGGACAGACGGCCCCACGTCTGCATATCCGATCCCGCACCGCTGCGGGCTGGGGGTCCTGGCTATCGGTTACGACGCTCCACGATGTGGCCGACGCAGGTTCAGTCGAAAAGTCGGGCCTCGCGGGCACCGACGTGACCTGGATCGGGCGGGCGGACGGGGTACAGATACGCGTGCAGGGCCGCCGCCCAGCGGGCCTCACCCTCGTACTTCTGTACCCCGAGCGCAGGCCGGGAGATACGTCAGTGGGCTCATCTGGAACCGGCTTGCTGGAGCCGCGCGCTCGCCAATCTGCCGCGTTGGGCGCGGCACGCCCTCGACTGATCGGCCGACGCGCCTGGGGTGCCGACGAGTCGCTTCGAGACACCGATCCGGCCTACATCCACACGATCAAGCAGGTACACGTCCATCACACCGTGAACTCCAACAGCTATGCGCGAGAAGATGTCCCAGCACTGCTGCGGGGCA comes from Nocardioides piscis and encodes:
- the murJ gene encoding murein biosynthesis integral membrane protein MurJ — translated: MAAGTLFSRISGFVRAFLLAAALGNLLSGDLFSIANTIPNMLYILLAGGIFNAVLVPQLVRATKTDADGGEAFTNRVITLAALFLGTITLLLVVAAPWVMGVFLDPVFDDPQLATQRASVVDFARYCLPQVFFYGMFVLVGQILNAHGRFGPMMWAPIANNAVSVLVLAAYLLVYGPARGDERCQGFEPGQELLLGLGSTLGIVVQCLILLPYLRRAGIRYRPQFDFRDSGLGHTLRLGTWTILVVAVNQIAYTVVVRLASGGTAQSATDGCGVGMTAEGTGYTVYSTAFLIVMVPHSIVTVSIATAVLPRLSRLAADRNLPDLAISVAGTLRASLTLIVPFAFLIPVIAADVANAISFGAARSTSENYGPTIALFGPGILFFTVHYLMLRGFFALERTQTVFWVQCIIAGVNVAAAMALVGVTEARLTAPSLAAAYGASYAVGSALSYLILRRALGGLDTRRLLAFLARMLVPTVGATGMAYLLAHVLHATVEEPTQLTAALWVAAVATADGIVFLGLAWLLRVAEITQVGTFVVRRLHAAARHG
- a CDS encoding M56 family metallopeptidase, coding for MTTTLGLLLFGVGLGVLGPRRLERSSWLTRSPLLGILAWLTLSLTVFVSFVWAGVTVAAHAMPDGGWLGSAVHACSVLLSEEGVWKQSPVIPALGAALSFGAVGALFGAVQIARRRERSQLRRKRDLLEVVCAPHSEPDVMVLEHHVPSVFCLPGGRGASVVVSRGALDCLSESQLQQVLAHERAHLASRHHLILRWADAFAVVLRGRLGSAQARIRIAELVEMHADDAAGRHNRRDLAEAVIALAGGAHPTGALGAGGSALSRVRRLTAPVKPISQVARGGILLSLLTMVLAPGIIALTPGLSAIFVDACPFFF
- a CDS encoding BlaI/MecI/CopY family transcriptional regulator — protein: MFVEKGAAIVSHLGQLEAAVMECLWAHDEAMPVREVLTELNGSRELAYTTVMTVLDNLHRKGMVARSKAGRAWVYIPVGSRSSYTAELMEEALAGNPDRGAALLHFVEKLPADELMQLRQLLDPTGPDPSVTSKSPASETARQL